From Desulfuromonas soudanensis, the proteins below share one genomic window:
- a CDS encoding response regulator, with protein sequence MSKKKILIVEDEESLLKLESILLTSKGYEVKGVPNGQAALDALGEDLPDLVLLDIMLPEIDGFEVCRRIKANSLTRHIPVIMLTAKKSREDMARGETVGADWYITKPFKSAMVIETIQRFLAK encoded by the coding sequence GTGTCCAAAAAAAAGATCCTGATTGTCGAAGACGAGGAGAGCCTTCTTAAACTTGAAAGTATCCTGCTGACTTCGAAGGGGTATGAGGTCAAGGGGGTTCCAAACGGTCAGGCGGCGCTGGATGCCCTGGGCGAAGATCTCCCCGACCTGGTGCTTTTGGACATCATGCTTCCTGAGATCGACGGTTTTGAGGTCTGTCGGAGGATCAAAGCCAACAGCCTTACCCGCCATATTCCCGTGATCATGCTCACGGCAAAAAAAAGCCGCGAGGATATGGCCCGGGGGGAAACCGTCGGTGCCGACTGGTATATAACCAAGCCCTTTAAATCGGCGATGGTGATTGAAACCATCCAGAGGTTTCTGGCCAAATGA
- a CDS encoding chemotaxis protein CheW yields the protein MIDKAVKFIDDAGGQQEVQLACFRVGSEMYALDIMRIKEIIRPLKLTPVPKSPPFIEGVINLRGAVIPVVDLRKRFDQQAVSGDRKMRVIICALSGRIVGLTVDEVTEVRSYSRKEVQPAPQFLKGRGSQFFLAVCRRDDDLVMLLDLEKILSSEEKIDLQRIDEVPAAPRTH from the coding sequence ATGATCGACAAAGCAGTGAAGTTCATTGATGATGCCGGTGGGCAGCAGGAGGTGCAGTTGGCCTGTTTTCGGGTCGGCTCGGAAATGTACGCCCTCGACATCATGCGGATCAAGGAAATCATCCGGCCTCTGAAACTGACACCCGTTCCCAAATCTCCTCCCTTTATCGAAGGGGTTATCAACCTTCGGGGCGCGGTGATTCCCGTGGTCGATCTGCGCAAGCGTTTCGACCAGCAGGCCGTATCCGGTGATCGCAAGATGCGGGTGATCATTTGCGCGCTCTCCGGGCGCATCGTCGGCTTGACGGTCGATGAGGTGACCGAGGTGCGGAGCTACTCACGCAAGGAAGTTCAGCCGGCTCCCCAGTTCCTCAAGGGGCGGGGGTCGCAGTTTTTTCTTGCCGTCTGCCGCAGGGATGATGACCTGGTCATGCTCCTTGACCTGGAAAAGATTCTTTCCAGTGAAGAAAAGATCGATTTGCAGCGAATCGATGAGGTCCCTGCGGCTCCGCGGACCCATTGA
- a CDS encoding chemotaxis protein CheW encodes MDLAEIRKKARSRKKGDDRPKGDLSPDKGRGSSSLPGAPVTKPPANREPATGSVPQANSPQAAAPPVQDAIDALFAWRPDLELATEESYHQGFSKDQQAVEISRQLLTFALGDEEYALDLEHIREIIKPREITDIPRVPSFILGIVSLRGVVIPVFDLSCRLRLEGSATSLASRIVVCQDGERLAGLLVDHISQVVHLPTSKIEPPPNMLSGIDRDMVEGVGRHQGRMMILLNLRSVMDVTLT; translated from the coding sequence ATGGATCTCGCCGAAATTCGCAAAAAGGCCAGGAGTCGAAAAAAAGGGGACGACCGACCCAAGGGGGATCTGTCCCCGGACAAGGGTCGAGGCTCCTCGTCGCTCCCAGGGGCGCCGGTCACCAAGCCCCCGGCAAACCGGGAACCGGCCACCGGTTCTGTTCCGCAGGCAAACAGCCCTCAGGCGGCAGCTCCCCCGGTGCAGGACGCCATCGACGCCCTTTTCGCCTGGCGCCCGGATCTCGAGCTGGCCACGGAAGAGAGCTATCACCAGGGTTTTTCGAAGGACCAGCAGGCTGTGGAGATATCCCGGCAACTCCTGACCTTCGCTCTCGGTGATGAAGAATATGCCCTTGATCTGGAGCATATTCGTGAAATCATTAAGCCGAGGGAGATCACGGACATTCCCCGGGTTCCGTCATTCATTCTCGGTATCGTTTCCCTGCGGGGGGTTGTCATCCCGGTCTTCGATCTCAGCTGTCGCCTGAGGCTGGAAGGTTCCGCGACCTCACTTGCCTCCCGGATCGTCGTCTGTCAGGATGGAGAACGCCTTGCCGGACTCCTGGTGGACCACATCAGTCAGGTTGTGCATCTTCCGACCAGCAAAATTGAACCACCGCCGAACATGCTCTCGGGAATTGATCGCGATATGGTCGAGGGTGTAGGGCGCCATCAGGGCAGGATGATGATCCTGCTTAACCTTCGCAGTGTTATGGATGTAACCCTCACCTGA